The sequence below is a genomic window from Fusobacterium simiae.
TACAAGATCATTTCCTAAAGTTTTTAATCAAGGACCAATATCTTTTGGAAATGGAATAAATATTAGTTTTGGAGCTGTTGTAACTATACTTACAACACTTGTTTTATCAGTTGCTTTGCAACTATTTATGAAAAAAACAAAATATGGAAAAGCCATGATAGCAACAAGTCAAGATTATGCAGCTTCTGAATTAGTTGGAATAAATGTTGATAGAACAATACAATTAACATTTGCAATAGGTAGTGGACTTGCAGCAGTAGGTTCTGTATTATATGTCTCAGCTTATCCACAAATACAACCTTTAATGGGTTCGATGCTTGGAATAAAAGCCTTTGTTGCAGCTGTTTTAGGAGGAATTGGAATATTACCTGGAGCTGTAATAGGAGGATTTATATTAGGAATTGTTGAAAGTTTAACAAGAGCATATTTATCATCACAACTTGCAGATGCCTTTGTATTTTCAATATTGATTATAGTTTTATTATTTAAACCTACTGGAATACTTGGAAAAAATGTAAAGGAGAAAGTATAAATGAATAAGAATAAAAAATTAAGTTATATAATTACTTATATACTACTAATAATCCTATATTTTATATTATTCTCTTTAATAAGTTCAGGTTTTATAACTAGGTATCAGGTTGGAATTTTAATTTTGATTTTAATAAATATAATTTTAGCAGCTAGTTTAAATATAACAGTTGGTTGTTTAGGACAAATTACCTTAGGACATGCAGGATTTATGTCAATAGGGGCATATACAGCAGCACTTTTAACAAAATCTGGTTTTCTTTCAGGTTATCCAGGTTATATTGTAGCTTTAATAATTGGTGGACTTGTAGCAGGGATTATAGGTTTTATCATAGGGATACCAGCTTTAAGACTTACTGGAGATTATCTTGCAATTATAACTTTGGCTTTTGGAG
It includes:
- a CDS encoding branched-chain amino acid ABC transporter permease produces the protein MEFLLQIINGLQIGSIYALVSLGYTMVYGIAQLINFAHGDIIMIGAYVSLFSIPLFTSLGLPVWVTVIPAIIVCAIIGCLAERIAYRPLRNSPRISNLITAIGVSLFLENVFMKVFTPNTRSFPKVFNQGPISFGNGINISFGAVVTILTTLVLSVALQLFMKKTKYGKAMIATSQDYAASELVGINVDRTIQLTFAIGSGLAAVGSVLYVSAYPQIQPLMGSMLGIKAFVAAVLGGIGILPGAVIGGFILGIVESLTRAYLSSQLADAFVFSILIIVLLFKPTGILGKNVKEKV